In Sporomusaceae bacterium FL31, the genomic stretch ACCAATGTTGCAATTATTAACGGATTGTTGGGAAAATGGATGGGATTGCCTCCCTATGTTCAACAAGAATTAATTTTAGTTGGGTTATTGCATGATATCGGGAAATCACAGATCCCTTTAGAAATACTAAATAAGCCTGAACGGTTAGATTCAAACGAAATGGAAATTATGAAAGAGCATGCGGTAAAAGGTTTTGACTTGCTGAAAAAGACTAGCGGCATATCTTCCGATGTTCTGTTGGGGGTAGCTCAGCATCATGAGCGTATTGATGGGTCTGGTTATCCTATGGGACTAAAGGCAGGAAATATTCATTTATATGCACGCATTACTGCAGTTGCTGATTGTTATGATGCAATGACATCTGACCGGGTGTATTATAAACGCAGGACACCTTTTACTGTTATTGAGATTATTCATTCAGAAATGTTTAGTAAGTTAGATCCAATTATCAGCAGTGTTTTGATGAATCAGCTAAAAAATATCTTTATTGGTTCTATGGTGTTACTCAGTGATGGCCGCCAGGCTGAAGTCATTCTACTCGGTAGTGATGTAACCATAAGGCCAACGGTCAGGACGAATGACGGGCAGTTTATTGATCTTGAAAAAAATAGAACATTATCGATTGTTGCTCTGGACAATTAGGCCCTGATATGCAGAGGCAACCTCGATCTATGGATAATCTTTTGGTGTAAATTATGTCAGATTGTAGACCGTGTTCAGGCAGGAAATAGATTTGCAAACAAAGAAAATTAACAACATATTTATCAGATAATTCACATCAGCAATCGATCTAGGCCGTCTGATCAAATTCTATTTTACTGAGAGAGGATTTTTATAGATGACACGTAAGTATGCATTTTCCTGGGATCTTTTAGGAGATATCAGTGTTGGCAGGCCTAATCTGGGACCAATGGTCGGCACTGAGGTTTATCGTTTAATGCAATATTGTTTTCGGGATATTCTTGAGAAAAACTTTGGGACGGAAAAAGCCGATCAGCTGTTTTTTGAAGCAGGATTGCTGGCTGGAGTAGAATTTTATAAAAATGTCATTAAAGAAGCCGATAATTTTAGTGATTTTATTAAAAGTCTGCAAGCTATTTTAGTGGAAAAAAAGATTGGGATTTTAAGAGTAGAAAGTGCTGATTTTGACAACGGCAAGTTCATATTAAGCGTATTTGAGGATCTGGATTGCTCGGGGTTGCCAGAACTAGACTATGTAATGTGCGTTTATGATGAAGGGTTTATTGCCGGGCTTTTTGAGGGTTTTACCGGAAAAAAATTCAAAGTTAAAGAAGTGGATTGTTGGTGCACTGGTGATCGTACCTGCCGTTTTTCTGCTGAGATTATTCAACAGTAAGTTAGGTTGCCTATTGGGAGGATTAAGATTTGGAGTCGGTAGAAAAAATTAGTCTGCTATTTAATGAATTATTGCAAAAACGCGGCTTAACGACTGGCATTGATAGCCAGGAGAACCCGGTCATAAAGCAGCTGATAGAAGATTTTATGGTGATACGGGACTTTACTCATGCCATATCCAATGGGGATTTGTCGCAAAATCTAGAAATAAAGGGGTTTTGGGCCGGTGCCTTAAAAGCCCTGCAGGCCAATCTTCGACATTTGACCTGGCAAGCCAAAATGGTTGAATCAGGTGATTACAGCCAGCATGTTGCATTTATGGGCGATTTCTCTATCGCTTTCAACACGATGATTCGACGGTTAGAGCAAGCCGAGGAAAATGAAAAGAAATACATCCAAGCCCTTGAAGAAAGTGAACAGAAATACCGCCTGATTGCTGAAAACACGGATGATGTCATCTTATTGATGGATGAAAATCTTAATGTGACTTATGTGAGTCCATCCATTGAAAAGCTGCTAGGCTATCATGCCGATGAATTTCGACAGTTACCAGTTTCTGAACGGGTGCTGCCTTTAATGGAGACGACATTACGGAATTTATTAAAAACTGGTGATCTATACCAATCCCAAAATCCAATGTTGTTAGAACTTGAGCAACGCTGTAAGAATGGCAATTTAATTTGGATGGAGTCACTGATTAGTATTGCTAGAAATGATCAAGGTGTTTTTTCAGGTTTTCTTTGTGTCACTCGTAATATTACAATTCGTAAACAGACGGAAAACTTGTTGCAACGTTCTTATATACGCAGACAAAGAAATAGTTTTTTAAATGATTTGCTTAATGGACTGGTTGGCCCGGAGACTGAGACTTATGCAGCAGCCCTGCGAATGGGAATACAATTCCCCCGACAGTTTTCCATGTACTTTTTAGAACTTGAAGTTTTTAATCTTTCGGATGACAATTCAGAAGCATTACGGCAAAAGCAAAGAATTCTTGATACTATTTTGGATATGCTGAATGCTGCCGATCATTCAACCATCGCCTGGGAGGCAGCCACTGGAATTGGTATCTTACAGCACTTGCCTATTCAGTCAGAGCGAAAAGCACAAGAGCTTGCAGCGGCAAAAGTCTATGCCAATCGTATTCAAGCCGCCTTTCCTGATATTCAAGTTCGAATCGGTATCAGTGATTATTTTGAGTCAATCACTTGTTTTGCAAGGCGTTTTAATCATGCAAAAACTGCGGTTACCGCTGGACGAGTATTGGCTCCGAATGAAGTGATATGCCATTTCGAAGATTGCGGTGTTTACCAAGTAATGACTAGTTTCGCCGCTACTGAGGAAGCTGATTTGTTTATTGAAAAAAATTTAGGGCCGCTTATTGCCTATGATCAACTGAATGG encodes the following:
- a CDS encoding CdaR family transcriptional regulator, translated to MESVEKISLLFNELLQKRGLTTGIDSQENPVIKQLIEDFMVIRDFTHAISNGDLSQNLEIKGFWAGALKALQANLRHLTWQAKMVESGDYSQHVAFMGDFSIAFNTMIRRLEQAEENEKKYIQALEESEQKYRLIAENTDDVILLMDENLNVTYVSPSIEKLLGYHADEFRQLPVSERVLPLMETTLRNLLKTGDLYQSQNPMLLELEQRCKNGNLIWMESLISIARNDQGVFSGFLCVTRNITIRKQTENLLQRSYIRRQRNSFLNDLLNGLVGPETETYAAALRMGIQFPRQFSMYFLELEVFNLSDDNSEALRQKQRILDTILDMLNAADHSTIAWEAATGIGILQHLPIQSERKAQELAAAKVYANRIQAAFPDIQVRIGISDYFESITCFARRFNHAKTAVTAGRVLAPNEVICHFEDCGVYQVMTSFAATEEADLFIEKNLGPLIAYDQLNGTDLVFTLEKILAGPSIKEVANQIFVHHKTIAFRKQRIEKILNVMLESADTRMLLGTALRLQKIAQLSKT
- a CDS encoding HD family phosphohydrolase, which translates into the protein MVGVKRYFLTHAVPGMVLAQAVLHSDGQVLVAAGTILGEEHIQLLRGMEITKIEILETDCDPRQDLPESFTTSYYEIVNTVRQTFAQVRYLNLLPMQELKKVLYWWNEPWLSSAGVLQFLNLVRSEENYVFQHSTNVAIINGLLGKWMGLPPYVQQELILVGLLHDIGKSQIPLEILNKPERLDSNEMEIMKEHAVKGFDLLKKTSGISSDVLLGVAQHHERIDGSGYPMGLKAGNIHLYARITAVADCYDAMTSDRVYYKRRTPFTVIEIIHSEMFSKLDPIISSVLMNQLKNIFIGSMVLLSDGRQAEVILLGSDVTIRPTVRTNDGQFIDLEKNRTLSIVALDN